From the Globicephala melas chromosome 8, mGloMel1.2, whole genome shotgun sequence genome, the window GAGGGGCCTTCTCCAGGAAGGAAACGTGGCAGAAATGAAAACCCTGGGCCACAGATTAGGCAACACTTGGCAtcaaatattatctttaaaatccCTATAATTCCCTcccaaaggaaacagaaatggaaaaagaaataagaaagggagagtaagaaagagaggaagggaggaagggaggaagggagggagggagggaggaaggaagtctGGTTTACAATTCTAGTTTGGGGTAGAAACTGTAGTTTGTAATTATGAAACTCCAAACAGATATGAACCTGAGGCTCAATCCCAGGCTCGTTTTCAAATCCCAGTTTCAGGGGACAGGACGCTCGGGTGGGAGCCAGCCCTAAAAGCCTTCCACGGAAAGCGTGTGGTTGAGCGCATAGGTATCGCTATCCTCTTCCTCCAAAAGCAGCTTGTCGATGGTCAGGGAACTGATGGCTCTCCTGGGGTCTTCCACGTCCTGAAGGACTGGCTCCGGGATAGAGATAGGGAGCTGGACAAACTGGGGCcccggcagggctggggctggaggctggTACTGTAGGGTGGAGGTGGGCAGCGTGGACAGGGGCTGAGGCCACGGGAAATAGGTGAGAGGTGCCTGGTGCTCTGGGCCCTCCAGCTGGGGTCCCACTGTGGGTGTGGCAGCACTTCTCGTCTGTGATGGGGGAGACACTGGTTGGTTAGCAGCCCTGGGGTATATCCACTGCCCACCCTGGTCCCCACGGGGATCTCTGTTTCCCTCACCTCAGCCCTTTCCTGCCGTCTCACTCCAGAGGTCTCCGTCTCTCCCTGCTCAAGGTCTTCCCCAAGGGAGAAGCCAGACAAACTTCCGCATCCCTTACCCTGTCACTCACTAGCTATATGTCCTTGCTCATGCTACTTCCCCATCTGAAGCGTCTGTAAATAGATTACACAGAGGACTGACATCATAGAGCTGAGTGAATTAGAGATACTTTTCCAGATTTCACTGAATATAAAATGCATCCCGATTTCAGAGATATTAAAATATGTGTGAGGAGGGGGGAGGTGTGCATCTTAAAATCAGTGAAAACACAGCATGTTAAACAACAAGCCCATCACACGGCATAGCAGCTATATCCCAAAGCGGCCACTGCTGTGCCCAGACACAGAGACTGTCCAGGCTCCACACAGCAGCTTTGGCATTTTAAGGACCCCTTGGACTCAGCTCCACTAGCCTCCCACTACCTCACCCTCTGCTGCCTCTTAGCTGGGCCCTCTGTGGCCAACCCAGGGACCTCCAAAGGTCAGGGCCGTTCTCCCAGGTCCTCTGTAAACAACATCTTTCACCTGCACAGCAGCCACCCTACGAATCCCAGCTCAAGTCTGCAAAGCCAGGGTCTGGATTCTTACTATCTTCCACTGCTGAGGAagcaggtgggggaggaaggTCTTTGCATGGaaagatgtgtgtgtgagaggcCAAAACCTCCCCCTACCACACTCCCTTCTCTGTCATAGCTCCTCCAGTTGCCACTGTGTCTTGGGAGCAAACTATTGGAGTCACTCAGGGAAGAGCTTATTTTAATCTCCTGGGACCATGTTGCAATGCAGATTCTGGTACAGGAGGTCTGGTCAGGCCTGAATACTGCATGTCTAATTGGATCCCAGCTGACACCAGTGCAGCTAGTCCAGGGACTACAGTTTGAGTAGCAAGGCTTTAGGATGTTTTTCTATAGAATGATAGAGCTGGAAAGGGTCTCAGAGGACTTCCAGCCTCCCAGCAAAGCCTTGTTATTTCTAGTATTTCAAAAATCCAAACAGATATCCTACAGTTTTGAGTCATAAACCTGCGCAAGTCAACTGCGACTGCAGGTTTCTTGGCTCAGGGATAGAATTACATCAAACTGTCATCATAACAGGTCTTATCTCCCACCGATCTGGAGTACCATTGGCAGCTCTAACCAGCTTTGATGAGTTAATTTACAAAATggcaaaacaaataaattacttCTTAATAAATATAGTTTGGTTGTTACACAGAACCTTTCAAAGCAAGAGGTGAGATtgatgaaaggataaataatGAAAGGAATGCTCGGTCCTGAAATGGTTGGGAAACCATTGTGTCTAccactccccaccctcaccccaggccTCTGATATGGAAATGAGCTGCCTGGGAGAGGTGTTGAATTAACGCCTTCCCATCCACCATCATTCAGGCCCCACAACTGTTTTGCTGAGTAGCCAGGTGGGCATGGAGTGGGAGGGCTCCTGCAGCCTGTGCCTGGACGGTGCTTGAGGGGCAGGAGCATCAGGGTGACACCGGACCTTGAGGTAAACAGAGAGGATTTGGGGAACCAAAGCAAGTTCCATCATCAAGGGTGGTTCTGCAGCGACTCATGAGGCCCCTGTTCTACCTCCCGCAGTTTTCCTTGGACTGGAGCTGGATGTAGCTGTAACCACAGGTCTTTTCTCCTCTGAACACTTGGAGAATTCCCATTCCTTTGGTCAAACAGGCATCATTCACATAAAactgtttctcttccttcctccattcctGGGGGAGCAAGCACCTCCTTTCCTATCTGGCACTTGAAGACGGCCCTTGGTTAGTGTTGTTGGCCAACTGGGCAACGATCATAATAACTAGCATCTATCAGGTGCTTTCTGTATGCTAGGAGCTATGCTGAGCCCAGGAAGCGTTCTAAGCCCTCTACGTGCATCCTGTCATTGATCCTGACatcaacccattttacagatgaggacactgagactcAGAGCATTAAGTCACCAAGCTCAGGATCACATAGCTAGTGAGTGAAGGGgcagagatttgaacccaggcaatctgacACTAGAGGTGGAACTCAAAAAATTACCCTGCAGGTGGGTCTGACTCCATCAAAAGTACAGTTTTCTGAAAAATTGTGTCACCTGTTGATCAGCCTAAAAATGTTCTAGCAAATCCCATTATTGGGTGAACGATCACCCCCTAAATAATCTGAGTAGGAAGGAGAGGCTGGCTCTGGCAAGAGACCCCACACAAGTATCaccattcaataaaaatttagacTCATCACCGAGACTCACTGCCTATGGGGCAGCAGGGGAGACTTAggacagagaggcaggaggacGTGCCAACCCCGAGGACCACAAAGCATGGCAAAGGAGGCCATAAGCCTTTTCTATGAAAGATATTTGAAGTCATTGGGAATGAAAGTAGGCCTCCCTGGAGGATGGGGTGGGCTTAGATGATGGGATTATCCTGGGAATCAACAGCAAGGAAGGTCAGGGGTCTGGAAGTCAGCCCTGGTTCTAAAAGGGTGCCCTCAGCATGTGGGGGTATAGAAAGGCCTTTGTGTGACGTACCGTGACATTGGTGATGAGCGGCTGGGAGGCGTAGGTCAGCACCGAGGAGGGTCCCACAACCGTGTAGCTGGGGCACACGGGCTGCACATACATGTCAGCTGAGTAGGGGCAGCTGACAGCCTCATGGGACACATACTCCGTATAGGGTGCCCAtggggccaggggctggagggtggcCGGGGCGGGCTGGGAGAGCCAGCCGGCACACAGGGCCCCCTCCTCCGTCACTGTGGAAGCAGAGACCTCCATGTCAAGGCAGGAAGGACCTGTGGGAAGGAGGAAGTTACAGAGCTGCAGGTGTCTCCCAGACGCGGGTCCGGGAGGAGGCCAGGGCTGTGGGGAGCTCTTACCTACTGTGGTGTAGGTCGCCAGGGGCTGATGGGGCagcaccacctagaggggagaagggagaccGGGATCAGGGTTCAGCCATCTCCcgctggccctctgcagggagcCCGCCCAGAGGGCCCCAGGGCAGGAGGGTATCGGGTGGGGCGCAAGAACCTCCCTTGTTAGAACTAAGCCTCATGTCCCAACCATCACCACCTATACTTTCGAGGGATCGGCGTTCCCGTTTAGCAAGAAGGCTGTGCACTGAGGGAACTGGCTTCATCAACGTCCCAGGGGGAGCCCTCAACTCACACCAGGACATGTGAGACACTTGCTGTTCAGTGGACCAAGCCAGCCGCCCCATATTCCTCATCCCACTTCAAGGCACTTCTACCTGGGCCCATTCTCTGGCAGCCACACCAGGGCAAGGTGCAGCCTCCGTGCCCTCGAGGAGTAGCCCATGGAGCAAGACATACACCGCAACCtgaccacccccagccccctacacacacacacacactctggccACAGCGGCCCCCTCACCGCGGTCGGTGCCACCGGCGGCCCGCTGCTGGCGTGGCCACGTTTCCTCCGCAGCAGCTCCTTCACTGGCTCCTTCACCCGCACGCCCTGGTacggccggggtggggccggggcttGCTCTGGAGCTGTGGCTGTGAAGAAAGCATCACTGGTACTCGGTCTCCCTTCTCAGACAGGCCCCACGCCAATGTGCCCCCTCTCTTCGAGGGTCTGCCTGCTCACCAAAGTTGTGCCTGAACGTGCAGGACCACACGAGACTTCCTAGGGTATTCCTCCCAGTATTATCACTCCTCCTGCCCCAACACTTCTACGGCTCCCCTGCACCCAGAGGATTAAGGCCCGAGCACCACCGGGTGATCTCAACCCATTTTCCCAACTTCTTTGTACACTAACCACTATGGAAAGCCTGACTCCAGCCAGAAGGTCCACCTAGACTCCTCTCCACCCCCCTTGAAGGTCTCCCCTCCTCTTCTCTACTTGCAATTTCCCGTGGTGAGGATTCCCTCTCACTTTTCTCGACCTCTGGATTCTTCCTGACCCAAGACTACTACTGCAAGCCTCCTAGCTGACCACAGAGCCCACAGAATTTGCTTCATCCTACAACCTCTTCAACACTTCCAGACAGGTTAGTATTCATCACAGGGGGCAGCAGAGGATGGCATAAGAGCAGGGACTCTGAGTCAGATGCCTCAAAACCTGCccctgccactttctagctgtgtgatcctgggtgagctactaaacctctctgtgcctcttaaCCTGCAGTTTCTTATCAAAGGAGTGTCGTAAGGAGTCACTGACATAGCAAATGGGAAGCATAATACATGCTAAGTATAAAATCAGGTacagagtaagcattcaataaatttgTAGTCTGCTATGTAATAATTAGTCATCCTTTTTGGGGTAAATTTCTTATGCCCCTAGCTAGGTTATAAACTTCTCAAGGTGAAATACTATACCTTATTTCTCTATATCATCCCAAGTAGCATGTCCATAATAAGCTCAGTAAGTTATTTGTTGATTAATTGGTTGGATGATTATTCAAAATGTGCTGCCGCTCACCTTCCCTTCACCTCTCCTGGAACTTTAGAATGGGCTGCAGTGAATGCTTCCCAGGTTCTCTGTGTCTCCCAGGACAAATACCCAATGGTGATCCATGTGCCCTGGGGCCAGAGAGTATCCAGCCTTGCCTCTGAGAGAGGGTTCCCTCTGCCTTTGCCATCAATGCCAGGAAACCAAAGCACCATGAGCTGGAACACAGGGCTCTCCCTGGCAGGAGAAGAAGTCCAAAGCAGCCATGGCTGGGCAGTGACAATCTAGCCTCCCAGACGGCCCACAGCCGGAGGCCTTGGGCCCTTGGAGGGCAGGCCTGGGTCAGCCAAGAAAGGCAAGTAGCACTGGGCCTTACGACTCACATGGGAGTCCATTATCATCCACTGATAAGGGCCCAGGGACCTGGGCTCTGAATCAAAAGCCCGGAAGCCTGGGTATCTATTAAAGCCGGATCCACAGTGCTGCCCTAACTAAACTTTGCTCAGTAAATACCCACCTGATAAGACCCCAAGCCTGACCAGCACCAGACCTCCAACCATGCTCCAGGCACACACATGGCCTGGCCTGGAAGCCCAGGCAGAGAAGCAGGGGGAAGAGAGAAGCGTCGTCCAAGAGCCCCAGAAACACGTGAGAGTCAGAGAACCCCAGACTCAGATGCATTTATGGGGGCCTCCTAACCTGGCCAAGTAGCAGGAGCAACCAGGGAGTGATGCAAAATACAGATACCCAGGCCCTGCTCCTGGAGTGTCTGATTCCAGGGGTCTGATGTGGACTTACGaatctatatttataaaaatccctcaggtgattctgaagctCTGCTGGGATTAGGACCACTGCTAATGCATCCCTGATCTCCCTCTAACATCCCAAGAGGAGATTAAACATCCTCTTTCTAACTTGCCCTGTCATAACAAGGGATCTCTACtggtattcattcattctttcaaatatCGATGGGCACTAGGTATACAGCACTAAGCAAGATAGATGTGGCCACTGCCCACACGCATCTTGCCGTCTAGTGGGACAGGCAAGCACTAAAACAGTTACAACTTGTGAAATTCAGGCTGAAGCAGGAGTGTACAGCAGAGAGAGCCAGACAGGTACCTGCACCCTGGGGCCACCTGTGCACCATCATCTTTGTTTAAACAGCAGTGACAATGGACTTAAGAGCTCAAGATACCTGGGGTGTCAGTTTCTGGTGGAAAGGTCTCAGTTGATTTATTTtacatctctaagcctcagttttctcatctgtaaaatagggataatagttCCTGTCTCACacggttcttgtgaggattaactgaaatAACACACGGGAAGCTCCCAAAGCCATGTCCGGCAGGCGGTCGATGTTCAACACACGTtattttccttccccttcctccacccaTGTTTACCTTCCTCTGGAGAGTGCAAATGTCAGAAAGCTCTTCCTCCTACTGGACCTGCCTCATGGTGACAAGCACCATTTTTCCTGGCATTACCTTCTAATGAAACTCACAATTCATAATCCATTTACAGCTTTCTCATCTACAGAGTGAGGATCATAGTGGTATATACCCGGTAGGATAATTTGAGAATTACATGTAAATGCTTAGAATAGAGCTTACACTGAGGAAGCACTGAAAAGATGTGAGCTAATATCATCATTAGTATTAGTAGTAGTATCCCTTCCCAGCCTCTGAAGACAGACCCCCACGTCCCCTGTAGAGTCTGAGCGAACATTCCATTCCTTCAGCTATTTCTTAACGACATGTTTTGAATCCCTCTAACCTTCCTTCTGGCTGCTTCACTCCTCCACAAGTTCATTTGCCACTTCCCCTTATGATGGGTGATGCCCAGGGGTGACCAGAGACCCCAGGTATGGCCTGACATGGCAGAGAACAagggcccctgccctcctgcacTCTGTTCACTCATTCTCAGGGTCACCCACAACTACACCAGCTTTTGTTCACACCCGTATCACTCAACCTACACTTGTCTCCGGTTGGGTTTCCAGCTATTCTTAGGCATAAAGTGCAGCCTGAGGCCTTGTGCATTTGGGAGAAACTCAAGGGACAGGGTTATTTGGGGGTCTGAGCATGGTGATCACACTCTTAACTCAGTTGGGGGACAAGAAAGGCCccatcacacatgcacacatctcaGACCAGATCAAAGACAGGTATATGGCTCATGCCCCTCTGAGTTGCATGTACACTTCTGGGGAAGGGCCCAGAGGACTTCCAATCCCACTGCCCCCTGGGAAGTGGACACATGGACCACTTGGCTGCAAAGGGGACAGCTGGGCACTTCCAGCTTCTTGGCAAGTGAGAGCTTCCTGCCTCCTGTTGTTTTTGAATCAATGAACAAAGAGGGCTT encodes:
- the POU2AF1 gene encoding POU domain class 2-associating factor 1, translated to MLWQKPTAPEQAPAPPRPYQGVRVKEPVKELLRRKRGHASSGPPVAPTAVVLPHQPLATYTTVGPSCLDMEVSASTVTEEGALCAGWLSQPAPATLQPLAPWAPYTEYVSHEAVSCPYSADMYVQPVCPSYTVVGPSSVLTYASQPLITNVTTRSAATPTVGPQLEGPEHQAPLTYFPWPQPLSTLPTSTLQYQPPAPALPGPQFVQLPISIPEPVLQDVEDPRRAISSLTIDKLLLEEEDSDTYALNHTLSVEGF